One genomic window of Tatumella citrea includes the following:
- a CDS encoding TerC family protein, with product MQSIGNPLLWGCFAVVVIIMLLVDLRLQGRRDRVGMTFRQAACWSAVWVIISLLFAAALWWYLQAQVGPEIAGTQTLAFLTGYLLEKALAVDNVFVWLMLFSYFSVPVALQQRVLVYGVLGAIVLRTAMIFAGSWLVNEFSWILYLFGAFLVITGIKMAVPEKKSAQDSDDKPMIRWLRRHIRVTDTLEGEKFFVVRNGVRYATPLLLALIMVEFSDVIFAVDSIPAIFAVTTDPFIVLTSNLFAILGLRAMYFMLSGIAERFSLLKYGLAIILVFIGIKMLLLDIWHIPTFVSLAVIATILVVTLLINHLKNRQLSQNR from the coding sequence ATGCAAAGCATTGGCAATCCTTTGTTGTGGGGCTGTTTCGCAGTCGTCGTTATCATCATGCTGCTGGTCGACCTTCGGCTGCAGGGTCGTCGTGACCGCGTCGGAATGACCTTTCGTCAGGCTGCCTGCTGGTCAGCCGTCTGGGTTATCATTTCACTACTGTTTGCTGCCGCGTTGTGGTGGTATTTACAGGCGCAGGTCGGCCCCGAAATCGCCGGCACTCAGACCCTGGCATTTCTCACCGGCTATTTGCTGGAAAAAGCACTGGCGGTGGACAATGTCTTCGTCTGGCTGATGCTTTTCAGCTACTTCTCGGTGCCTGTTGCTTTGCAACAACGGGTGCTGGTGTATGGTGTGCTGGGAGCCATTGTGCTGCGGACCGCGATGATATTTGCCGGCAGCTGGCTGGTTAATGAATTCAGCTGGATCCTCTATCTGTTCGGTGCCTTCCTGGTCATCACCGGCATAAAAATGGCAGTCCCGGAAAAAAAATCAGCGCAGGATAGTGATGACAAACCGATGATCCGCTGGTTACGCCGACATATCCGGGTAACCGATACTCTGGAAGGAGAAAAATTCTTTGTGGTCCGCAACGGTGTACGTTATGCCACCCCACTGTTGCTGGCACTGATCATGGTGGAATTCAGTGATGTTATCTTTGCTGTAGACAGTATCCCTGCCATCTTTGCTGTTACCACCGATCCGTTTATCGTACTGACCTCTAACCTGTTCGCGATTCTTGGATTACGGGCCATGTACTTTATGCTGTCTGGTATTGCAGAACGTTTCTCATTACTGAAATACGGGCTGGCAATTATCCTGGTATTTATCGGTATAAAAATGCTGCTGTTGGATATCTGGCATATACCAACATTTGTTTCACTGGCAGTGATTGCTACTATTTTAGTGGTGACGTTACTGATAAATCACCTAAAAAACCGTCAGCTGTCGCAAAACAGATAA
- a CDS encoding DUF883 family protein, with amino-acid sequence MANIPSSQDLRAELATLADTLEEVLSGASEKSKVEVDKLHKKARATLQSTRDSLGESGQNIAKTTREAAQKADEYVHEKPWHGVGIAAALGVVFGILISRR; translated from the coding sequence ATGGCTAATATTCCATCATCACAGGACCTGCGTGCTGAACTGGCAACTCTGGCGGATACCCTGGAAGAAGTACTGAGTGGCGCCAGCGAAAAATCAAAAGTTGAAGTCGATAAACTGCATAAAAAAGCCCGGGCTACACTGCAAAGCACCCGCGACAGCCTTGGTGAATCGGGACAGAACATTGCAAAAACTACCCGTGAAGCCGCGCAAAAAGCCGATGAATATGTTCATGAAAAACCATGGCACGGTGTCGGTATCGCCGCAGCCCTTGGTGTCGTCTTCGGCATCCTGATTTCGCGCCGTTAA
- the sstT gene encoding serine/threonine transporter SstT, with the protein MINKTNGFLNWLRTGNLVGQIIVGLLAGILLALVSKQTASSVGLLGELFVHALKAVAPILVLVLVTSSIANHQQGKQSNIRPVVVLYLLSVFFASLVAVIASYHFPQQLLLSHVHQGIIPPQGISGILHSLLLSMVVNPIDALMNANYIGILVWAIGLGLAFRHSSDTTRQVLNDISSAIGWVVRKVIRCAPLGIFGLVSSILASSGFSTLWDYASLLSLLLGCMVIMALVINPLLVFWKIRRNPYPLVFLCLRESGVTAFFTRSSAANIPVNMGIAKRLGLDEDTYSVSIPLGANISMAGAAITITVLTLAAVHTLNIPVDLPTAIMLSLVASICACGASGVAGGSLLLIPVACNMFGIPNDTAMQVVAVGFLISVLQDSAETALNSSTDILFTAAVCQSDEQKKLSLAEQNLPK; encoded by the coding sequence ATGATTAATAAAACAAATGGTTTTTTGAACTGGTTACGCACAGGTAACCTGGTCGGGCAGATTATTGTCGGACTGCTGGCTGGTATTTTACTGGCTCTGGTCTCTAAACAGACGGCCAGTTCTGTCGGACTGTTAGGTGAATTATTTGTTCATGCGCTGAAAGCGGTTGCCCCTATTCTGGTTCTGGTCCTGGTGACCTCCTCTATTGCCAATCATCAGCAAGGTAAACAGTCAAATATTCGTCCTGTCGTTGTCCTCTATCTGTTAAGTGTATTTTTTGCCTCTCTGGTGGCGGTTATTGCCAGCTACCATTTTCCTCAGCAACTGCTGCTGTCGCACGTTCATCAGGGAATCATTCCTCCACAGGGAATCAGCGGAATCCTCCACAGCCTGCTACTGAGTATGGTGGTTAACCCTATTGATGCTCTGATGAACGCCAATTACATTGGTATTCTGGTATGGGCAATTGGCCTGGGCCTGGCCTTCCGTCACAGCAGCGATACAACACGTCAGGTATTGAATGATATCTCCTCCGCGATTGGCTGGGTGGTGCGTAAAGTCATTCGCTGTGCGCCGCTGGGAATCTTCGGTCTGGTATCATCCATCCTTGCCAGCAGCGGCTTCTCTACTCTCTGGGATTATGCATCGCTGCTGTCGCTGTTACTGGGTTGTATGGTGATTATGGCGCTGGTCATAAACCCGCTACTGGTGTTCTGGAAAATCCGTCGTAATCCTTATCCGTTAGTCTTTTTATGTCTGCGGGAAAGTGGAGTTACCGCCTTTTTTACCCGCAGTTCTGCGGCTAACATCCCGGTGAATATGGGGATAGCTAAACGCCTGGGACTGGATGAAGATACCTACTCAGTTTCAATCCCTCTGGGTGCCAATATCAGTATGGCTGGTGCGGCGATTACTATTACCGTACTCACCCTGGCAGCCGTTCATACTCTGAATATTCCGGTCGATCTGCCTACCGCAATTATGCTGAGCCTGGTCGCGTCAATCTGCGCCTGCGGAGCATCAGGTGTTGCCGGTGGTTCGCTGTTACTGATTCCTGTGGCCTGTAATATGTTTGGTATTCCGAATGATACTGCCATGCAGGTGGTCGCCGTTGGCTTCCTGATTAGCGTATTACAGGACTCTGCCGAAACAGCCCTGAATTCATCCACCGATATTTTGTTTACCGCCGCCGTTTGTCAGTCAGATGAGCAAAAGAAATTGTCTCTGGCTGAACAGAATCTGCCAAAATAA
- a CDS encoding phage holin family protein, which translates to MATHPQNEGPGKSLITIGQRMVTTLASIVETRVRLAIVELEEEKANLIQMLLMVGLTMIFTAFGLMSLMILIIVAVGAEYRLMAIGITTGVLFALALILGIWVLVKSRRSTLLRHTRKELSTDRELLEERQS; encoded by the coding sequence ATGGCTACTCATCCTCAAAACGAAGGACCGGGCAAGAGCCTTATTACTATCGGTCAGCGCATGGTGACAACCCTTGCCAGCATTGTCGAGACAAGGGTTCGTCTGGCAATTGTCGAGCTGGAAGAGGAAAAAGCCAATCTGATTCAGATGCTGTTAATGGTCGGCTTAACCATGATCTTTACAGCATTCGGGCTGATGAGCCTGATGATATTAATCATCGTGGCAGTTGGGGCTGAATATCGCCTGATGGCTATTGGGATCACTACCGGAGTGTTATTTGCCCTGGCACTGATTCTGGGAATATGGGTACTGGTAAAATCCCGGCGCTCTACCCTGTTACGTCATACCCGTAAGGAGTTGTCTACCGATCGGGAGCTGCTGGAGGAGCGTCAGTCATGA
- a CDS encoding polyphenol oxidase family protein, with amino-acid sequence MSLTASDGLRSPLLDSLGWISHQFQPAGVRPPDNTAYGIQRHTANVLPAEQNFPPKQAISDALISHTNQPVAVYTADCLPVLIASPLTRQVAAVHAGLKGTLAGVLQQTLQQLRQQGAPSDSLYIAIGPAIGPCCYQLGMPLLEEMEENPRVNSTIPWYSPPPKNPHSVRSCAPQSFPALWLDLPELARQMLINEGVPDGQIECLQHCTYCMAESGASYRRNTHTGEGYQLRFSWIAANPD; translated from the coding sequence ATGTCTCTTACTGCTTCTGACGGCCTGCGATCCCCACTGCTCGACTCTCTGGGTTGGATCAGCCACCAGTTTCAGCCTGCCGGTGTTCGTCCCCCGGACAATACCGCTTATGGAATCCAGCGCCACACCGCCAATGTACTGCCTGCGGAACAGAACTTCCCGCCGAAGCAGGCGATTTCCGATGCTCTGATCAGCCATACCAACCAGCCGGTCGCGGTGTATACCGCCGATTGCCTGCCGGTACTGATTGCATCCCCCCTTACCCGCCAGGTCGCGGCAGTGCATGCCGGGCTGAAAGGAACTCTGGCAGGGGTGCTTCAGCAAACCCTGCAACAGCTCAGACAACAGGGAGCCCCGTCTGACAGTTTATATATTGCCATCGGGCCTGCCATTGGCCCTTGCTGTTATCAGCTCGGAATGCCGTTACTGGAAGAGATGGAGGAGAATCCACGGGTGAACAGCACTATTCCCTGGTACTCACCTCCCCCGAAAAACCCTCACTCAGTGCGCTCATGTGCCCCGCAATCCTTTCCTGCTTTGTGGCTGGATTTACCGGAACTGGCACGGCAAATGCTAATCAATGAAGGAGTACCGGACGGACAGATAGAGTGCCTGCAACATTGCACATACTGTATGGCTGAAAGCGGAGCCAGTTACCGGCGTAATACTCATACCGGAGAAGGGTACCAATTGCGTTTTTCCTGGATCGCTGCCAATCCGGACTGA
- a CDS encoding NADPH-dependent 2,4-dienoyl-CoA reductase, whose amino-acid sequence MVEPVSLLFQPLDLGFTRLNNRFLMGSMHTGLEEHPQGAERLAAFYAERASAGVALIVTGGIAPCPEGRINPHSACLTNEDEARWHQPVTKSVHQAGGKIVLQILHAGRYSYQPSLVAPSALKAPINPYTPAELTDTAINNTINSYARCAQLARQAGYDGVEIMGSEGYLINQFLAPATNQRQDRYGKTVRGRMRFALNILKAVRRAAGDDFIIIFRISMIDLVEQGCQAEETLLLARLLERNGVTMLNTGIGWHESQIPTIAAVVPRATFSWLAAELRRHVNVPVIATNRINDPQLAAQLLARGDADMISMARPFLADARFVEKTRQQQFQQINTCIACNQACLDNVFAGKITSCLVNPRACHETEMPVLPAALPKKLAVVGAGPAGMSFALNAAQRGHQVTLFDAGTHIGGQLLLASQIPGKQEFNQTLRYFRYQLAASGVEIRTRITVTPALLEGFDEIILATGILPKMPAIEGIGHPSVVSWIQVLQEKVAVGQRVAVIGAGGIGVDIALYLSEPTATPAEEKRQFCRQWGIDPQRQRRGGLIQPLLEKSPREVWLLQRSGATPGRGPGKTTGWISRISLQANGVHLLGGVDYQYIDDQGLHIGYQGKSQLLPVDTIIICTGQQPCSTLAEQLRSAGEQRPVHILVGDGQNAQTDARQAIAAATALALQI is encoded by the coding sequence ATGGTGGAACCTGTCTCACTATTATTCCAGCCACTGGATCTGGGATTTACGCGGCTTAACAACCGTTTTCTGATGGGCTCTATGCATACCGGTCTTGAAGAGCATCCACAAGGTGCTGAGCGACTGGCAGCGTTCTATGCAGAACGCGCTTCCGCAGGTGTTGCTCTGATCGTTACCGGAGGCATTGCTCCCTGCCCTGAGGGCCGGATTAACCCACACTCTGCCTGCCTGACCAATGAAGATGAAGCCCGCTGGCATCAGCCAGTGACTAAATCAGTTCATCAGGCAGGGGGGAAAATCGTATTACAGATCCTGCACGCAGGGCGTTACAGTTATCAGCCCTCACTGGTGGCTCCGTCAGCACTGAAAGCCCCGATTAATCCTTACACTCCTGCAGAGCTGACTGACACGGCCATTAACAACACGATTAACAGCTATGCCCGATGTGCTCAGTTAGCTCGTCAGGCGGGTTATGACGGTGTGGAAATCATGGGTTCTGAGGGTTATCTGATCAATCAGTTTCTGGCCCCCGCCACCAACCAGCGCCAGGATCGCTATGGAAAAACAGTTCGCGGCAGAATGCGTTTTGCGCTCAACATCCTCAAAGCGGTTCGCAGGGCAGCTGGTGATGACTTTATTATCATCTTTCGTATTTCTATGATTGATCTGGTGGAGCAAGGCTGTCAGGCCGAAGAAACATTGCTGCTGGCACGTTTGCTGGAGCGTAATGGTGTCACCATGCTAAATACCGGCATTGGCTGGCATGAATCGCAAATCCCGACGATTGCCGCTGTTGTCCCCCGTGCAACGTTTAGCTGGCTGGCTGCTGAGTTGCGTCGCCACGTTAATGTACCGGTGATAGCCACAAACCGGATTAATGACCCGCAACTGGCAGCACAGCTGCTGGCACGGGGAGATGCTGATATGATCTCAATGGCCAGACCATTTCTGGCTGATGCACGTTTTGTCGAAAAGACACGGCAACAGCAATTTCAGCAGATCAATACCTGCATCGCCTGCAATCAGGCCTGCCTTGATAATGTCTTTGCCGGAAAAATCACCTCCTGTCTGGTCAATCCGCGTGCCTGCCATGAAACTGAAATGCCGGTGTTACCGGCCGCTCTCCCGAAAAAACTGGCGGTGGTCGGAGCCGGTCCTGCCGGGATGTCCTTTGCTTTGAATGCTGCACAACGCGGGCACCAGGTTACTCTGTTCGATGCCGGTACTCATATCGGCGGGCAACTGCTGCTGGCCAGCCAAATTCCGGGGAAACAGGAATTTAACCAAACACTCCGCTATTTTCGTTACCAGCTGGCTGCCAGCGGTGTTGAAATACGAACTCGTATCACCGTGACTCCGGCACTACTGGAAGGTTTTGATGAAATAATCCTCGCGACAGGTATTCTTCCGAAGATGCCGGCAATTGAAGGTATCGGTCATCCTTCAGTCGTGAGTTGGATACAGGTATTGCAGGAAAAAGTGGCGGTTGGTCAGCGGGTGGCAGTGATCGGGGCCGGGGGGATTGGAGTCGATATCGCCTTGTATCTCAGTGAACCCACGGCAACTCCCGCAGAAGAAAAGCGGCAGTTTTGTCGGCAGTGGGGAATCGATCCGCAACGTCAGCGGCGTGGTGGCCTGATCCAGCCGTTGCTGGAAAAATCTCCACGCGAGGTCTGGTTACTGCAACGCAGTGGTGCCACTCCTGGCCGGGGGCCGGGAAAAACGACCGGCTGGATCTCGCGCATCAGCCTGCAGGCAAACGGGGTACATCTGCTGGGTGGCGTAGATTATCAGTATATTGATGATCAGGGTCTGCACATCGGTTATCAGGGGAAATCGCAACTGCTGCCGGTCGATACCATTATTATCTGTACCGGCCAGCAGCCCTGTTCCACGCTGGCAGAACAACTGCGGTCAGCCGGAGAACAACGACCTGTGCATATACTGGTCGGAGATGGTCAGAATGCACAGACAGATGCCCGCCAGGCGATTGCCGCGGCGACTGCTCTGGCACTGCAGATTTAG
- the rlmG gene encoding 23S rRNA (guanine(1835)-N(2))-methyltransferase RlmG → MSQFELSDFSLTLHRFPRTGDDNALQAWDAADEYLLQQELPAGPVAVYNDNFGALTCSLVQAGRQVWHVGDSLNSQQAAQMNLAENNLDADQVTFLDSLSPLPSAPAVVLIKVPRTLALLEYQLISLRSVVTPQTLIISGAKAKDIHNSTLAIFEKIIGETRTSLAKKKARLIFSQLTVQQLPERDLALRWPLDGTPYIIHNHANVFSRQSLDIGARFFMRNLPRNIEGDIIDLGCGNGVIGLTVLTHNPEATVHFVDESWMAVDSARINVTENLADELARCRFTVNNSLSGFPADSFAAVVCNPPFHQQNAVTDHVAWQMFRDAFRCLRYGGEFHVVANRHLDHQGKLKKLFGNCQVVASNTKFVVLRSVKLR, encoded by the coding sequence ATGAGCCAATTCGAACTGAGTGATTTTTCACTTACCCTGCATCGCTTTCCGCGTACCGGCGATGATAACGCGCTACAGGCCTGGGATGCAGCTGATGAATATCTGTTACAGCAGGAACTGCCAGCGGGACCGGTGGCTGTTTATAACGATAATTTTGGGGCACTGACCTGTTCACTGGTTCAGGCCGGGCGGCAGGTCTGGCATGTTGGTGATTCACTGAACAGCCAACAGGCTGCACAGATGAATCTGGCGGAAAATAATCTGGATGCAGATCAGGTTACTTTCCTCGACAGCCTGAGCCCGCTCCCTTCTGCCCCTGCGGTCGTGTTAATTAAAGTACCCAGAACACTGGCGCTGCTTGAGTATCAACTGATCAGCCTGCGCAGTGTCGTTACTCCTCAGACGCTAATCATCAGTGGTGCCAAAGCTAAGGATATCCATAATTCCACTCTGGCTATCTTTGAAAAGATTATTGGTGAAACCCGGACTTCGCTGGCGAAGAAAAAAGCCCGTTTAATTTTCAGTCAACTGACTGTGCAGCAACTGCCTGAACGCGATTTAGCCCTGCGCTGGCCGCTGGATGGTACGCCTTATATTATCCATAACCATGCCAATGTGTTTTCGCGTCAGTCGCTGGATATCGGTGCTCGATTCTTTATGCGTAATCTGCCGCGCAATATTGAGGGTGATATTATTGACCTCGGCTGTGGCAACGGCGTTATCGGGCTGACAGTACTGACTCATAACCCTGAAGCGACGGTACATTTTGTGGACGAGTCGTGGATGGCGGTCGATTCGGCCAGAATCAATGTTACAGAGAATCTGGCCGATGAGCTGGCTCGTTGTCGCTTTACGGTCAATAACTCGCTGAGCGGATTTCCGGCCGACAGCTTTGCCGCGGTAGTGTGTAATCCTCCGTTTCACCAGCAAAATGCGGTGACCGATCATGTCGCCTGGCAAATGTTCCGTGATGCTTTCCGTTGTCTGCGTTATGGCGGCGAATTCCATGTCGTGGCAAACCGCCATCTGGACCATCAGGGAAAACTGAAAAAACTGTTTGGTAACTGTCAGGTCGTGGCTTCAAATACTAAGTTTGTGGTTCTGCGTTCGGTCAAATTACGCTAA
- a CDS encoding YqjK-like family protein, translated as MSRRDIERRRDALLAVVQQQRLDLKACERDWYQATRRYDDLWHTALGLRRYIAVGSGLAAVWSLRHPKFMIRWGKRAFGLWSSWRVIRNALPRK; from the coding sequence ATGAGCCGTCGCGATATAGAACGCCGCCGCGATGCTTTGCTGGCTGTGGTTCAGCAACAGCGTCTGGATTTAAAAGCCTGCGAACGTGACTGGTACCAGGCGACACGGCGTTACGATGATTTGTGGCATACCGCACTCGGTTTGCGCCGCTATATTGCTGTCGGCAGCGGCCTTGCCGCTGTATGGTCGCTGCGCCATCCGAAATTCATGATTCGCTGGGGCAAGCGCGCCTTCGGCTTATGGAGCAGTTGGCGGGTAATACGTAATGCCTTGCCGCGAAAATAA
- a CDS encoding DUF1090 family protein, with protein MKIMVLLICILMMLSATAEAKENRCPPQYKEKAAGIEHEITLAQRHHNQRRINGLKRALSELQTSCSDSEVSRKQHQ; from the coding sequence ATGAAAATAATGGTACTGCTGATTTGCATTCTGATGATGTTATCAGCCACCGCTGAGGCAAAGGAAAACCGCTGCCCGCCGCAATACAAAGAAAAAGCGGCAGGCATTGAGCACGAAATTACTCTGGCTCAGCGGCATCATAATCAACGCAGGATTAATGGCTTAAAACGGGCGCTGAGTGAATTACAAACCAGCTGTTCTGACAGCGAAGTTTCACGTAAACAGCACCAGTAA
- a CDS encoding DedA family protein, giving the protein MDTLQALLHALWQQDFETLADPSLVWAIYGILFIILFLENGLLPAAFLPGDSLLILVGVLIAKGTMGFPLTVFILTTAASLGCWVSYIQGRWLGNTPLVQKWLSHLPAQYHQRAHSLFHRHGLSALLVGRFIAFVRTLLPTIAGISGLKSARFQFFNWISALLWVVILTVAGYALGKTPLFRKYEDQLMFCLMMLPLVLLVFGLFGSLYILWRKRARQDRDAG; this is encoded by the coding sequence ATGGATACCCTACAAGCCTTACTCCACGCCTTATGGCAGCAGGACTTCGAAACACTTGCCGACCCATCACTGGTCTGGGCGATCTATGGCATTTTATTTATTATTTTGTTTCTGGAAAACGGTTTACTGCCCGCCGCATTTTTGCCGGGAGACAGTTTATTAATTCTGGTCGGGGTGCTGATTGCTAAAGGCACCATGGGCTTTCCACTCACCGTGTTTATTCTGACGACCGCCGCCAGCCTTGGCTGTTGGGTTAGTTATATTCAGGGGCGATGGCTGGGGAATACCCCGCTGGTGCAGAAATGGCTGTCTCATTTACCTGCGCAATACCATCAGCGCGCTCATAGCCTGTTCCACCGTCATGGCTTATCGGCGTTACTGGTTGGCCGGTTTATCGCTTTTGTCCGTACCCTGCTGCCTACTATCGCCGGGATTTCCGGCCTGAAAAGCGCCCGCTTTCAGTTCTTCAACTGGATAAGCGCCTTACTGTGGGTAGTCATACTGACCGTTGCAGGATATGCCCTTGGCAAAACGCCGTTATTTCGCAAGTATGAAGATCAGCTGATGTTCTGCCTGATGATGTTGCCACTGGTGCTTCTGGTGTTTGGCCTGTTCGGTTCTTTATATATTTTGTGGCGTAAGCGTGCCAGACAAGACAGGGATGCGGGTTAA
- a CDS encoding chloride channel protein: protein MKEGKFVLSWTALLIAIPVGCAGAMVTLGFRLVIECVNRLLFGRSDDITQAMHVWPWFFWPVIVGGGGVIAGFFLRYAVALEKKQAVGTDYLDVLNARLDAVPTRTSLFRAISSIASISSGASIGKEGPMVQLSALCGSIIGRFLPGSFHLKNSDVVAMAAAAGLASVYHAPLASAIFVAEVAFGISALQRLIPLVIASGTSVMTMWLLGYRSALYPLADVRFHVSIHSVLIVIVIGLVCGLAGAGFITLAGYSKKQFARISSLPVRLGVGGVAVGVLAMFSTDILGNGYEVIVNIFSGQYLLWGLAGLLVLKLLATCCSVGSSAVGGMFTPSLLIGALVGAIFNVVTSDSGFAAQPGWLYAALGMAAVLAAISQAPLMAMLMVTEMTLNSSLLFPLMITSVLATMVAYRLQSAVTYPLISTHFNRAEARYDFDNTTIAGLIIPGAALLPDASVGDALAISSLKRERYVYVINEGGRFLGVVSIHEIAASVLSQKITPDSPVREVMDDDFPYICQNKSLREGWEAFSQVTLERLPVLSDDEQRYFLGALTKTSLIRKAGAFI, encoded by the coding sequence GTGAAGGAAGGAAAATTCGTACTCAGCTGGACAGCATTACTGATAGCGATACCCGTTGGCTGTGCCGGAGCTATGGTAACTCTTGGTTTTCGTCTGGTTATTGAGTGTGTTAACCGTCTGCTGTTTGGTCGCAGCGATGATATTACGCAGGCGATGCACGTCTGGCCGTGGTTTTTCTGGCCGGTGATTGTCGGCGGAGGCGGGGTTATCGCCGGTTTTTTCCTGCGCTATGCCGTTGCTCTTGAAAAAAAACAGGCGGTCGGAACTGATTATCTGGATGTACTGAATGCCCGGCTGGATGCGGTACCCACCCGTACCTCTCTGTTTCGCGCTATTTCCTCTATAGCCAGCATTTCGAGCGGGGCCTCCATTGGTAAAGAAGGGCCAATGGTTCAGCTATCGGCATTATGCGGCAGCATTATTGGCCGTTTTCTGCCTGGTAGTTTTCATCTGAAAAATTCCGATGTGGTGGCAATGGCTGCGGCTGCCGGGCTGGCTTCGGTGTACCATGCCCCACTGGCCTCAGCGATTTTCGTGGCTGAAGTGGCTTTTGGGATCAGTGCATTACAGCGTCTTATCCCTTTGGTGATTGCCTCAGGGACTTCGGTGATGACCATGTGGCTACTGGGCTACCGTTCTGCGCTCTATCCACTGGCGGATGTCAGATTTCATGTCAGCATCCATAGTGTATTGATAGTGATTGTTATCGGCCTGGTATGCGGGCTGGCGGGGGCAGGGTTTATTACTCTGGCCGGCTACAGCAAAAAGCAATTTGCCCGGATCTCCAGTTTGCCTGTACGGCTCGGTGTCGGGGGTGTCGCGGTAGGTGTACTGGCGATGTTCTCCACTGACATTCTTGGCAATGGTTACGAAGTTATAGTTAATATTTTCAGTGGCCAGTATCTGTTATGGGGGCTGGCCGGTCTGCTGGTGCTCAAACTATTAGCAACCTGTTGTTCGGTGGGTTCTTCTGCGGTCGGGGGAATGTTTACTCCGTCGTTGCTGATTGGTGCACTGGTCGGGGCCATTTTCAATGTTGTTACCTCTGATAGCGGTTTTGCCGCACAACCAGGCTGGCTGTATGCCGCACTTGGGATGGCGGCGGTACTGGCTGCCATCAGTCAGGCGCCGTTGATGGCCATGCTAATGGTTACAGAGATGACACTGAACAGCAGTCTGCTGTTTCCGCTGATGATTACTTCCGTGCTGGCCACGATGGTGGCTTACCGGTTGCAGTCCGCAGTGACTTATCCGCTGATCTCCACCCATTTTAACCGTGCTGAGGCACGTTATGATTTCGACAATACCACAATAGCCGGGCTGATAATCCCCGGGGCAGCATTACTTCCGGATGCCTCGGTAGGCGACGCTTTAGCGATCAGTTCACTCAAACGTGAGCGCTATGTGTATGTCATTAATGAAGGCGGGCGTTTTTTAGGGGTTGTTTCGATTCATGAAATTGCCGCCAGTGTACTGTCGCAAAAAATCACACCGGATTCACCGGTCAGGGAAGTGATGGATGATGATTTCCCGTATATTTGCCAGAACAAGAGCCTGCGTGAAGGCTGGGAGGCATTTTCTCAGGTTACTCTGGAACGCCTGCCGGTACTGAGTGATGATGAGCAACGCTATTTTCTGGGAGCACTGACGAAAACCAGTCTGATCCGTAAAGCCGGAGCCTTTATCTGA
- the mzrA gene encoding EnvZ/OmpR regulon moderator MzrA yields MQHSQTLYSRYRLAGVVLLSTIMAITGIVLASGLMAKEPEIQIGVARKGSNLPDGFFVYQQLASHGVNIKSITPEQGKLVIRLENEEQRLAAQKVLNQILSDAYTSA; encoded by the coding sequence ATGCAACATTCGCAAACACTGTATAGCCGTTACCGGCTGGCCGGGGTAGTGCTGCTCAGCACGATTATGGCCATTACCGGAATCGTGCTGGCTTCAGGCTTAATGGCAAAAGAACCTGAAATTCAAATCGGTGTAGCCCGGAAAGGCAGTAATTTACCCGATGGTTTTTTTGTCTATCAGCAACTGGCGTCTCATGGTGTGAACATCAAGAGTATCACCCCTGAGCAAGGCAAACTGGTGATTCGTCTGGAAAACGAAGAACAGCGACTGGCTGCACAAAAAGTACTTAATCAGATACTTTCTGACGCTTACACCAGTGCCTGA